The Arachis duranensis cultivar V14167 chromosome 2, aradu.V14167.gnm2.J7QH, whole genome shotgun sequence genome has a window encoding:
- the LOC107476198 gene encoding protein HIGH CHLOROPHYLL FLUORESCENCE PHENOTYPE 244, chloroplastic, with protein MALLNPNLNLRLPLTAPSQSQQQLSWRCNVAVAPTNLGTRLGFGSPLSTCFRVRCNAAAQAVNVAVGSGTPVRSTNILVVGATGTLGRQIVRRALDEGYDVRCLVRPRPAPADFLRDWGATVVNADLSKPETIPATLVGVHTVIDCATGRPEEPIKTVDWEGKVALIQCAKAMGIQKYVFYSIHNCDKHPEVPLMEIKYCTEKFLRDSGINHITIRLCGFMQGLIGQYAVPILEEKSVWGTDAPTRIAYMDTQDIARLTFIALRNEKMNGKLLTFAGPRAWTTQEVITLCERLAGQDANVTTVPVSILRFTRQLTRFFEWTNDVADRLAFSEVLTSDTVFSVPMGETYNLLGVDSKDIVTLEKYLQDYFTNILKKLKDLKAQSKQTDIYF; from the exons ATGGCGCTACTGAATCCGAACTTGAACCTGAGGTTACCATTAACAGCACCTTCCCAATCTCAGCAGCAACTATCATGGCGCTGCAATGTGGCGGTAGCACCCACCAACCTTGGCACGCGATTAGGATTCGGATCCCCCCTTTCTACTTGTTTCAGAGTGAGATGCAACGCGGCGGCGCAGGCCGTGAATGTTGCCGTTGGCAGCGGCACCCCTGTCAGATCCACCAATATACTGGTAGTCGGCGCCACCGGAACTCTCGGCCGCCAGATTGTCCGCCGCGCACTCGACGAGGGCTACGATGTTAGGTGCCTCGTCCGCCCTCGCCCTGCCCCCGCCGACTTCCTTCGCGATTGGGGAGCAACCGTCGTCAAt GCTGACCTCAGTAAACCGGAGACTATTCCGGCAACACTCGTCGGCGTCCATACTGTTATTGACTGTGCCACCGGCCGTCCCGAGGAACCTATCAAAAct GTGGATTGGGAAGGGAAAGTGGCTCTCATACAATGTGCTAAGGCAATGGGAATTCAGAAATATGTCTTCTATTCCATACATAACTGTGACAAACATCCTGAGGTCCCTCTCATGGAAATCAAATACTGCACTGAGAAGTTCCTCCGTGATTCTGGCATCAATCACATCACAATCCGTTTATGTGGTTTCATGCAG GGCCTTATTGGCCAATATGCTGTTCCTATACTTGAAGAGAAATCTGTTTGGGGAACTGATGCTCCAACTAGAATTGCTTACATGGATACACAG GATATAGCGCGTTTGACGTTTATAGCGCTACGTAATGAGAAGATGAATGGTAAACTTCTTACATTTGCTGGTCCTCGCGCATGGACAACCCAAGAG GTGATAACTTTGTGCGAGAGGCTTGCCGGCCAAGATGCTAATGTAACTACAGTTCCTGTCTCGATTTTAAGATTCACTCGCCAGTTGACTCGGTTTTTTGAGTGGACAAATGATGTTGCTGACAGATTAGCATTTTCAGAG GTCCTTACCAGCGATACCGTGTTCTCTGTTCCGATGGGAGAGACATACAATCTTCTCGGCGTGGATTCGAAAGATATAGTTACACTGGAGAAGTACTTGCAGGATTACTTCACCAACATTttgaagaaattgaaggatctaAAAGCCCAGTCAAAACAAACAGATATTTACTTctga
- the LOC107476199 gene encoding alpha carbonic anhydrase 1, chloroplastic, which produces MALEIIFSTIVSIALFFLPLYTSANEYSSVNFSYTGPHNGPEKWGSLSPLFAACSHGESQSPVNLNKSYIVFNKDLKSLDKHYIPTNATLVNNKFNIGVQFGGKVGDININGKNYSLKQLHWHSPAEHRANGRIHVAELHLVHKSEDNEIAVIAMLYKLGNPDPIISKIEDKLIELGRGHSNTQIAIGTFDIKELNRRPHRYFRYIGSLTTPPCTEGVHWNILGKLRTISEKQLELLKGPLDPTCKINARPIQPINDRKIQMYFKPNHIS; this is translated from the exons ATGGCCTTGGAGATTATCTTCTCAACCATAGTTTCCATTGCACTCTTCTTCTTGCCTTTGTACACTTCTGCAAATGAAT ATTCATCAGTTAATTTTAGTTACACTGGTCCACACAATGGGCCTGAAAAATGGGGAAGCTTGAGTCCATTATTTGCAGCATGCTCACATGGAGAATCTCAGAGTCCTGTGAATCTAAACAAGTCTTACATTGTCTTCAACAAGGATCTTAAGTCTTTAGACAAACACTACATTCCTACAAATGCCACTTTGGttaacaacaaattcaacattGGG GTGCAATTTGGAGGAAAAGTAGGAGATATTAATATAAATGGAAAAAATTATTCCTTGAAACAATTGCATTGGCATTCTCCCGCAGAGCACCGTGCAAATGGTCGCAT ACATGTTGCTGAGCTTCATCTTGTACACAAGAGTGAAGACAATGAAATAGCAGTTATAGCAATGCTCTACAAATTGGGTAACCCTGACCCTATCATCTCAAAG ATTGAAGACAAGTTGATTGAGCTTGGGAGAGGGCATAGTAATACTCAAATTGCTATTGGAACCTTTGATATAAAGGAATTAAATAGAAGGCCACATagatattttagatatattgGTTCTCTCACCACTCCTCCATGCACAGAGGGTGTCCATTGGAACATCCTTGGGAAG CTAAGGACCATATCTGAGAAACAATTAGAGCTCCTAAAAGGCCCATTGGACCCAACATGCAAGATCAATGCAAGGCCCATTCAGCCCATCAATGATCGCAAAATTCAGATGTACTTCAAGCCCAACCATATTTCATGA